The DNA region AAATATAAAAACAATAATATCAATAAAATTGATGGTTTGAAAATAGAATTTGATAAGGATTGGGTACACTTGAGACCAAGTAATACGGAACCAATCATAAGAATCTATGCAGAAAGTAATTTTGAAACTACCGCAAATAATATTGCGAAAAGAATAATGCAAGATATCAAAGAATGTATGTAAATATTACATCATAAATTGTGTAACTTTGCTCGTAAAATCATTTTTAGGTGAGATTTCTGACCTAAAAATGATTTTAATTTTATAAAAAAGGATAGAAAAGATGACATCAGGAAATAGGATTTATTTAGACAATGCTGCGACCACTCCGTTAAGTAAAGAAGTTTTAGAGGCAATGATGCCTTATTTGACCGAAAAATTTGGAAATCCATCTTCTATTTATAGCTATGGAAGAGAAACAAGACTTCCGATTGAAAATGCAAGAAAACAAGTTGCGAAAATAATCCATGCACATCCTGGTGAAATATTTTTTACAAGTTGCGGTACAGAAAGTAGCAATACTGCAATCCAAGAATCCATTGTCAACCTGAATTGCAAGCATATCATTACCTCTCCTATTGAACATCATGCGACTTTATATACAACAGAGTATTTGGCTAAAATGGGGAAGGTTACTTTAGATTTTGTCAAATTATTACCCAATGGACATGTCGATTTAGAAGATTTGGAAAAATTATTAGCTGAAAGTAAAGAAAGAAGTTTGGTTTCTTTAATGCATGCAAATAATGAAATTGGCAATCTTTTAGATGTAGATCGAGTAAGCGCATTATGCCAAAAATATGACGCCATTTTTCATTGTGATACAGTGCAAACTATGGGACATTTAAAATTAGATGTTTCCAAAACACATTTTGATTTTATCACTTGCTCTGCACATAAATTTCATGGTCCCAAAGGTGTTGGTTTTCTGTATATAAATGAAAATATCAAAATCGATCCATTTATCCATGGCGGTTCTCAAGAGAGGAACATGCGTGCAGGTACCGAAAATATTTATGGCATTGTTGGTCTTGCCAAAGCACTAGAAATTGCAGACGCGGCATTAGAAGAAGAGAGCACCTACATACAAGATTTAAAATCTTATATGGCAGAAGAATTAAAAAAAGCGATTCCTAGTGTTAATTTCAATGGAGATACCTTGGGAAATAGTTTATATACAGTTTTGAGTATTTCACTTCCTAAAACTGAAAAGTCTGAAATGATGCTTTTTAATTTGGATATTCATAATATTTGTGTTTCTGGAGGTAGTGCGTGTACAAGTGGTGCTGATCAAGGAAGCCATGTTATTAGAGCTATCAATAACGATCCAAACATTGTTCCATTGAGATTTTCTTTTAGCAAATACAATACAAAAGAGGAAATTGATACGGTAGTAAAGACATTGAAAACACTATTATAATTAACAATTGATTTCAAGACCTAATTATACAAAACGAGCAAATCAACACTTATATAGTTGGTTGCTTGTTTTTCTTTTTATCGCGACAACTGCTATAAATTCTTTTTCTCAGCAATTAAGTAATTGTAATAACTGGGCAAATATTATCCAACGTAATACTAATGGAATTAATTGCTCTAATATTTCAATTAGTGGAAATTCATTGACGGTAGAAGCATTAATAAATAAAACTGATGCCTTTGACGGTACAAATGTGGGTGATATAGTTTCAAAACATAATGATCCAACAGATTGTAATTATTTATTACGTCCTAATGGTGCCAGCATAACTACATCAAATGGCTTTTTCGCCACACCTACGGTTTGTATGATTGAGTCAAACAAAACGTATCATGTAGCCATGACCTACGACGGCTCAATATTAGTTTTTTACAGAAATGGAATACGTATGAGTAGTATTGCTTGTAGTGGCACTCTTATTACAAATGGATACAATACTAGAATAGGCGAACAAGCATCTCAATATTATATTGTATCTAGTTTCGTAGGCTATATAAATGAAGTAAAGATTTGGAATATTGCACGAACTCAAGAACAAATAAATAGCTACTTAACATCTGCTCTACCCAACCCAACTACTCAAAATGGTTTATTGGCATATTATTCATTTGATAATTTGAAAAATAAACAAGGAAATACAAATTTCGATGCGATTATAGATAATAATACAGTAATTAATAAAACAGTATCTTCTTGTACATTAGGAGAAGATCCTTGTCCTCCGACATGTACAACTCCAGTAGATTTTACTATAAAACAAGACAAATGTGATCCCTCATTGTTTTATTTACAAAGCACGTTAACTACAGCCAATACAAAATCAATAATTTGGTCATCAGATAATGGAACATTTAGCAACAATAATAGTGATCATCCAACCATCAAGTTTACCTCTAATGGAACATTTAATATTAAATTGTTAGTAACGAATAGCAATGGTTGTACTGGCATGATCACCAAAAATATAACGGTTAATAGTGCTCCAATTAGCCTAATTAATAAACCTATATCTAATCTTGTTTGTCCAAATACAGCAACAAATATTTCGATCAATAACAATAGTACCTATTCTAATATTCAATGGTATGCAAACAATGATTTAATTTCTGGTAATTCAGATGAAATTCAATATTCATTTATCCAAAATACAACTATAAAAGTATCTGTACAAAATAATGATGGCTGTATACTTGAAGATCAATATGAATATAATGTAAGAGCAGAACCACATTTTACAATTTCTGCTAATAACATGGAGACTTGCCAAGGAGAATCAATAAATCTTTCAGCTGATGGAGGAACGGATTATAATTGGTATATTGAGAATGAGTCTAATAGTATTGGATTGGCAAATACGATTACTTACCAACCAAATCAGTCTGAAACTATACATGTAAAAATTTCAGAAGCAATTTGTAATAATTCCATAGTATTACAATCTCAGGTTATAATTCATTCATTACCTGAAATTACGATTAGTAAATCAAATGATATTTCTTGCATCAACAATAACGTAACATTGACTGCAAATGGAGGTATTAAATATGTTTGGGAAAATTTTCCAAATAACACATCAAATATAATCGCAGTATCACCAGAAACCGAAACAACCTATAACGTAACAGGTTTTAATCAGTACAATTGCGCAAATACTTCAACAATAACCGTTATTTTAGATGAAAAATACAAAGAAGTTAAACTCTTTATTCCATCTGCATTTACACCGAATAATGATGGTAAAAATGATTTCTTTAAAGCAACAAGTAACGCTAAAATAGATCGCTATTCCTTGAAAATATTTAATCGATGGGGCAACTTAGTATTTTCTAGTAATAATATAAGCAATGGATGGAATGGAAAATATAATAACAACACTTTACCAACAGGAACTTATATCTATGAAATTACAGCAAGCAATTTTTGTAAAGAATTTCATAAGAAAGGAACCTTAGTACTCATAAAGTAATAATCACTACGCTAAATAATAAAGGGATGAAACTTATAGTTTCATCCCTTTATTATTTAGCGTAGCTACATTAATGAATTATAAATCTTTGCCGTGGCAATTTTTATATTTCTTACCACTACCACAAGGACAAGGGTCATTGCGTCCAATTTTTGGCTCAGCAACGACTGGTTCTTGCTTAGGCTCGTCTAAAATTTCGGTAGGTTGTTGGTACACATCTTTTTCATTGGCACCATATTCTTGACCATTGGCAATAACATCTGCTTTATTAGAAGTAGTTTTGCTCAAATCGGTTCTTTTTCTATGTCCCTCTTCCAACACTTGCATAGGTGCTTGAGGTTGTTGAGGATTATTATTTTGTTCACCTGGAATTTCTACATGTGACAAAAATTCAACCACTTCTTTATTTATTTCTGCATTTAACTGTGCAAATAAACCATAAGCTTCTTGTTTGTAGATAACCAATGGATCTTTTTGTTCGTAGTAAGCGGTTTGTACACTTTGTTTTAAATCATCCATAGCACGCAAATGTTCTTTCCATGCATCATCAATAATAGCAAGTGTAATTGTTTTTTCCAAACTCTTCACTAACTCCGTACCATTTGTTTCCAAAGTTTTATTCAAATTAGCTAAAACTTGAATTCCTTTTTTACCATCGGTGAATGGAACTACTACATTTTGAATTTGTCCAGCTTGATTAGTCGCAATATTTTGGAATACAGGTAAAACTTGTGAAGCAATAGCATCTTTTACTTTTACGTAGTGGTTGTATCCTTCCAAATAAACCTTTTCTGCTAATTTTTGAATATTTGAACTTTCAAATTCTTCTTTCGTAATAGCAGAATCCACACCATAGCTTACGATCAAATCTAATTTGAATCCATCATAATCATTGGTTTCTTTATAGGATGAAGCAATACCTTCAGCGATATTGTAGAATGCGCCATCCAAATCCAATGCTAATCTGTCACCAAATAAGGCGTGATTACGTTTTGTATAAATAACTGTTCTTTGTTTATTCATAACGTCATCATATTCTAATAGACGTTTACGAATACCAAAGTTATTTTCTTCTACTTTTTTTTGAGCACGTTCAATAGACTTGGTAATCATACTGTGTTGGATGACTTCACCTTCTTTATAACCAGCGAAATCCATCACTTTAGCAATACGTTCACTACCAAACATACGCATCAAATCATCTTCCAAAGAAACGTAGAATTGAGAAGAACCTGGATCACCTTGACGACCCGCACGACCACGTAACTGGCGATCGACACGACGGCTCTCATGACGTTCTGTACCCAAAATAGCCAAACCTCCCGCTTCTTTCACGCCTTCACCCAATTTGATATCGGTACCACGACCCGCCATATTTGTAGCGATTGTTACAGCACCAGCTTTACCTGCTTCAGCTACAACTTGTGCTTCATGTGCGTGTTGTTTGGCATTCAATACTTTGTGTGGAATTTGTTTTTGACGAAGCATTCTGCTCAATAATTCAGAAACTTCAACAGAAGTAGTACCGACAAGAACAGGACGACCCGCTTTTGTCAATTCAACGATTTCGTCAATTACAGCACCATATTTTTCTCTCTTCGTTTTGAAGATTAAATCATGTTCATCTTTTCTGGAAATATTAATATTCGTAGGAATGTTGACCACATCCAATTTATATATATCCCAAAGTTCCGCTGCTTCCGTTTCTGCAGTACCAGTCATACCCGCTAGTTTGTGGTACATTCTGAAATAATTCTGCAAAGTAACAGTTGCATAAGTCTGAGACGCAGCTTCAATTTTTACATTTTCTTTCGCTTCTAATGCTTGGTGCAAACCGTCAGAATAACGGCGACCATCCATGATACGACCAGTTTGTTCATCAACGATTTTTACTTGACCATCAATAACAACGTATTCATTATCTTTTTCAAATAAAGTATATGCTTTCAATAATTGATGTACACCATGAATTCTATCTGTTTTGGTACTATAATCATTTAAAGCAACTTCTTTTTGTTGTAGCTTTTCTTCCGCAGTCGTATCTGTTTCTTTAGCAATATTGGACAAAATAGTTCCAATATCAGGCATCACGAAGAAATGAGGATCTTCTCCTGCTTTTGTCAAAGCAGCGATACCTTTATCTGTTAATTCAACTGAATTATTTTTTTCATCTATATAGAAAAATAAGCCTTCATCTATAAGATGCATTTGCTTTTGCTGATCTGCTAAATAGAAATTTTCCGCTTTTTGTAATTTTTGACGATTACCCGCTTCACTTAAATATTTAATTAAAGCACCAGTTTTAGGTAAACCTCTATGAGCTTTGTATAAAGCAAATCCACCTTCTTTGGGATCATCTTTACCTTCTGCAATTAATTTTTTTGCTTCAATCAAAGATTGATTCACAATTCTTCTTTGCGCTTCTACCAGTTGTTCTACACGTGGACGAAGATCAAAGAATTGTTGTGTAGAAGTATCTCTACTTACTGGACCAGAAATAATCAATGGCGTTCTAGCATCATCAATCAATACACTATCGACCTCATCGATCATCGCATAATGATGTTTTCTTTGCACCATTTCTTCTGGATTTTGCACCATATTATCTCTCAAATAGTCAAATCCAAATTCGTTATTGGTTCCGTAAGTGATATCTGCTGCATACGCTTTTCTTCTTGCTGGTGTATTTGGTTGATGTTTATCAATACAATCAACAGTGATACCCAACCATTCAAATAATGGTCCGTTCCATTCGCTATCACGACGTGCCAAATAGTCATTTACAGTAACCAAATGCACACCTTGTCCTGCCAAAGCATTCAAATATGCTGGTAAAGTAGAAACCAAAGTTTTACCTTCACCAGTTGCCATTTCGGAGATTTTACCTTGATGTAAAACTGCACCACCGATTAACTGTACATCATAGTGAACCATGTTCCATGTAACAGTACCGCCACCAGCTGTCCATGTATGACTAAAATAGCTTTTATCACCGTCAATTCTAATATAACCTTTTTTATGCGCTTCTAATTGACGATCCAATTCCGTTGCAGTCGATTCCAACTCATCATTATCTTTTAAACGATGTGCAGTTTCTTTTACAACAGCAAAAGCTTCTGGTAAAATTTCATTTAAAATTTCTTCTAATTTCTCGTCACGATCTTTCTTTAAAGTATCAATTTCTTGATATAAAGTATCTTTTTGTTCGATTTCTGTTTCTGGAAGATTTTCTGCTTCGTCTTTTTTGGCATTAATGTTACCATCGATATCTTTAAGATAATCGCTTATCCTGCTTCTAAATTCAACAGTTTTACCTCTAAGTTCGTCATTATTCAAACTTTGATATTGTTGATAATATTCATTGATTTTATCAACAATAGGTTGTATTTTTTTGACGTCTTTTTCACTTTTATTGCCTCCAAGAAGCTTACTTAAGAAACCTAACATATATAAATATTAATACTTTTTTATTCGTAATTTTCGTAAACCAATTATCAAAAACAGTGCATTTATAACAAATTCGCCAAAATGTCAGTCTTTATAAAGTTGCCAAAGTTAATAAAACCCAGCCATACACCGTGAGTAATTAACGTATTTTGCCAAAATGTGTAAAAAAATCCTGTATTATTAATTGTTTCAATTCAATAGAATGGTTTACTTTTGCACGCAAATTCAGAAAATAGAAATTTTTTAACAGATTTCTATACAACAAATAGATAGTAACAATGCCAGGACAATTACAAGAAGTTCGCACTCGTATCAAATCTGTACAGTCTTCTCAACAGATGACCAAAGCTATGAAAATGGTTAGCGCCGCTAAACTGCGTCGTGCTCAAGATTCCATTTTGCAAATGCGCCCTTATGCAGTCAAGTTGCAGGAAATGCTTAGCAACATCATTGACAGCTTGGAAGGTGATTCTAATATTACATTAGGCGTTGAAAGACCAGTTGAAAAAGTATTGTTGATCGTCATTACAAGTGATAGAGGTCTTGCAGGTGGTTATAATTCTAATTTGATCAAACTTACCAAAAATATTATCGCAGAGAAATATAGCGAGCAAAATACAAAAGGTAATGTTACCATCTGGAATATTGGTAAGAAAGGTTACGAAAACTTGACTTCCAATGGTTACAAAACAGTAGAGACATATAAAGAATTGTTGGTAAATATCAGTTTTGACAAAGTGCAAGACGCGGCACAAGCAGCCGTTAAAGCATTTGAAAATAAAGAATTTGACAAAATCGATATTATCTATAGCGAATTTAAAAATGCAGCTACTTTCAATTATAAAGTGGAGCCATTTTTACCAATTCCAAAAGTGGAGAAAAAAGAAAACAACAATAAAGTTGATTTCATTTTCGAACCATCCAAAGATGAATTGATCAACACATTGATTCCTAAAATTTTGAATACGCAATTATACAAAGCTGTGTTAGATGCTAATGCGAGTGAACATGGTGCACGTATGACCGCAATGGATACGGCAAGTAACAATGCTGCGGAAATCTTGAAAAGCTTAAAAATCTCTTACAACCGTGCTCGTCAAGCGGCTATTACTACCGAGTTGACAGAAATCGTGAGTGGAGCTGCAGCTTTAGAAGGTTAATATCCAAAAAAATATTACGAAAAAGTCTCGGCAAGCTGTCGAGACTTTTTTATTTCAATTATATCTTCATAGTTCTAAGATGTCTGACGTAAAATTTCACAGTTTCCAAAAAGATATTAGCCAAATTGCCCTACCGCTAAAATTCACATTTCCGTTCTATTATACGCCACATCCATTGGCGATTTTGGCAGCGAAACAATTACAAAATTATTTGCTCACGCAAAATGATTTTACTCATAATTTCGGAATGGGCGCGACCGTTAATAGTTTGGAAATAGGGAAAATGTTTGGCGTTTTGGTCGTGAAAGATACCAATAACAATTTGGGTTTTCTGGCAGCATTTTCGGGTAAATTGGCAGCCAGCAACGATCATCTTTATTTCGTACCTCCCGTATTTGATTTGCTAGAAGCGAATGGATTTTTTCTACCAGAAATTCAAGAACTCAACAAAATCAATGACACTGTTGAGCGATTAGAAAATAGCGAAGATTTAGTTCATTTAAAACTGTCATTGGAAAATACAATTGCCACTAACGAAAAAAAATGGAATGGATTTAAACACTATTGTCAAAAACAAAAGCAACTTAGAAATAAGGTTCGAGATAGTTTTGAAGCACATAAAGATTCCGAAGAATACGCTATTCTTGTAGATTATTTGAAACAACAGAGTTCGCGTGATTCTTACGAATTAGAACATTTACAAAAAGAAATAAAGGAAGAAAATCAACAAGCCGAAAACACTTATCAATCCTATTTGGATAAAATAAATGCACTAAAACAGGAACGAAAAACACGCTCTGCTGCATTACAAGACACAATATTCCAACAATATACTTTTCTAAATAGTCAATTGGAATCCAAATCTTTATATGAGATCTTCAATAAAGATTTGGGCATTTTACCATTGGCGGGTGCAGGAGAATGTGCTGCCCCCAAATTATTGCAATATGCATTTTCTCATTCATTAGATCCTATTTGCATGGCAGAATTTTGGTGGGGGAAATCACCTAAATCGGAGGTTCGTCAACATCAACACTTCTACCCTTCTTGTCGTGGGAAATGTGAACCTATTTTGGGACATATGCTATCCAAAACGATTACAGATGAAGATGTTTTCAAAATGGTCACTAAATTTGATTGCGATGTTGAGATCGTGTATGAAGATGAATATCTCGCCGTCATCAATAAACCCGAAAATTTCTTAAGCGTTCCCGGCAAATTCTTGGAAGACAGCGTTTATAAAAGAATGAAAGAACGTTATCCACAAGCGACTGGACCATTGGTAGTACATCGATTAGACATGGCGACGTCTGGACTTTTGCTGATTGCTAAAGATAAATATACACATGAGTTATTACAACGTCAATTTATCCGAAAAAGTATCCGAAAACGTTATGTAGCTATTCTTGATGGTATTTTGGAACAAAAAACAGGAACCATCAATTTGCCCTTACGCAATGATTTAGAAGATAGACCTCGTCAATTAGTAGATTTTGAAATAGGACGCCCAGCATTGACAAAATTTGAAGTTGTAAATTACGAAAATGGAACAACCCGTATTCATTTTTGGCCAATTACAGGACGTACGCATCAATTGCGCATGCACGCTTCTCATGCATTGGGATTAAATACGCCAATCGTCGGCGATGAATTTTATGGCAACAGGGCCGATCGATTGTATTTGCATGCAGAAGAATTACAATTCATTCATCCCAAAACGAAGGAAAAAATGACTATTATTTGCCCGGCTCCATTTTAATGAATTCTATATCCAATGATAATAGCGTATGCGACAACAAAAAAGAGCATGAATATAAAATTTATAAAAAATAATACTACGCCTTTTAAAAAAACCCTTCTACGACTTTGGAAAAATACGCGATGATGCGCTTTAAAAAAGTACCTAATCGTATAAAAACAAATAACTACCGAATACAATATAAGAATTATCGTAAATATTCCGTAACTAAAACCCGAAAATAACTTTTGTAATATTATTATTGTTGTAATTGCCGTCAATAAAAACGAAAAAAAGTGCAATGTAAAAATACTCGCATCGAAATACCAAAATTTCTTCTTATTCTCCAATAACCAAAGTAAAAATGCAAACAATGGCATGTATACAAATATAACTTTGGGAAAGTTGTGAACAAAACTTTCCTTCCATTTTTCATTGACTTCCTTTTTTGTTAATCCTTCCTCTTTCCAAGAAAATATTTTGGCAGCAACGATATTTTGCCAATAATTATTTTTTTCCGAAGGTGGTAATCCTGCTTGTATTTTATCATATTCCTCTTGTGTAGTAGCACCTTTTATTATTGACTGATCAAGATTATAATATTCTTCGGATACTTCATTTTTAGATTGTTTTTTCACAAGAGAATCATGACTCATCGTATTGTTCATTTTCACAACGTATTGATCAAAATCACTTTTAGAAATTAGTTTTTTATCTAGTAAAACCTTCATTCCGTTTATACCTTTTTCATCCTCAACCTTCTTAACTTCCACTTTTTTCTCCTCTTTTTCGTCATGATGCTTTTTATGAGAAAAATCTGGAATTATAGCTGGAAGAAAAAATGCGATAAAACTGATGAAAATGTACAATTTTACAGGGTTCACATATTTCAATCTTTTCCCAGAAAGATAAGTTTGGGTTAATTGTCCTGGATTAAACAAAAGAGCTTTCATTGTGATCCAAAACTGACCATCATAATGTGTCAAATCTTCCATGAAATGTCCGATCAAAAAATGAAAAGGTTGCCTTCTTTCGATGTTCTCTTGTCCACAATGCGGGCAAAATCTATCTTCTACAATTGCGCCACAGTTTAAACAGTCATTCTCCGTTCTAAGTTTATGATGGTGTCCCATTTAGTAATCAATTTATTCTAAAATTAATAAAATAAGGTTAAATAGAAAATCATAATTTCATAAGTTCTAAAATTTTCTAAAAGCAATCTTTATCTTCGCCGTCAAAGAAATTTATGGAAACTTCTCAATTAATTCCACATATTGAAGCGCTAATATTTGCAAGCGACCGCCCGTTGATGACGTTGGAGATTGTTGAGCTTTTGAATAATACGTTTGGATTTATGGACAATCAGATCACGCTAGATCAAGTAGAAAGCGGATTGGATGCCATTCAAGAAAAATATGATTCTGAATTTTATGCCTTTCGCCCATTTCAAAGTGGCGGTGGTTGGGCTTTTCTGACAAAACCGGAATATCATACTACCGTTGCACAATTAAACGGTGATAAATTTATCAAAAAACTTTCTGGAGCCGCATTAGAAACTTTGTCCATTATCGCATACAAACAGCCTGTTACAAAAGGCGAGATTGAAAGTATCAGAGGTGTGAATAGTGACTATAGTGTTCAAAAATTATTAGAAAAAGATTTAATCGTCATTTCTGGTAGAGATGAAGACTCTCCTGGAAAGCCGCTTTTGTATAGTACAAGTAAAAATTTCATGGATTATTTTGGTATTAATTCGCCTAAAGACTTACCTAAAATAAAAGAAATCCAAGAAGAAGAATCCCTTTATCCAAGTATTGTCGATCCTTCTCAAACACAAGAAGCCGGTGACGCCCCTAAAAGTGCATTAAATTACGAAGCTAAATCCTCTACAAATGATGAAATTGCAGAATAATATTATACCTAAATTAAAAAGAAACGCTTTCTTACTCCCAATTGGACTTTGTTTTTTCCAAAATATGGCGCAAGCACAACATCATTTGACGGAAATGGTGCAAGAGCCAATTACACACGCTGATAGTGTCCGTGGTAATATAAATGCGCCCGAACGTACTTGGTGGGATGTCTTGAAATATGATATAATTGTTAAAGTAGACGATGATGCACAGACAATCAAAGGAAGTAACAAAATCACATATAAAGTAGTAAAGGATAGTTATCCTGCATTTATGCAGATTGATCTTCAAGAACCAATGGAGATTGATAGTGTTATTTTTGGAGAAAGTCGTAAATTAAATTTTACACGTGATGGCAATGCATTTCATATAAATGTACCCAAACAAAAATATTTAGGTACAGGATCGATTGAAGTATTTTTTCATGGCAAACCTAAAAAAGCAGTAAAAGCACCTTGGGATGGTGGTTGGGTTTGGGCAAAAGATTCATTGAATCGCCCTTGGATTACCGTTGCTTGTCAAGGTCTGGGAGCATCTGCCTGGTATCCATGCAAAGATGTGCAAGATGACGAACCGAATCAAGGTGCATCTTTATCAGTAATTACTAAAAAAGATTTAGTAGAAGTAGGCAATGGACGCTTGAAATCTGAAACGACCTACGGAAATGAATGGAAAGAATATACTTGGGAAGTTAAAAACCCAATTAATAACTATACCATCGTACCATACATTGGATATTATGTCCCTATCAATGCCACTTATGCAGGATTAAAAGGCAAATTAGATGTTACACTTTGGGCATTGGATTATAATAAAACTCGAGCGCAACAACATTCTTTGCCAGAGGTTATGCGTATGTTAAAAGCATTTGAATATTGGTTTGGTCCTTATCCTTTCTACGAAGATGGTTATCAATTAGTTGATGCACCACATTTAGGCATGGAACATCAAAGTGCGGTGGCTTATGGTAATCATTATTTGAATGGATATTTGGGTAGAGATTTATCTGGCACGGGGCAAGGAGATAAATTTGATTTTATCATCGTACACGAAAGCGGACATGAATGGTTTGCCAATAATATCACATCCAAAGATATCGCCGACATGTGGATTCATGAAAGTTTTACCAATTATAGCGAAACCTTATTTACAGAATATTATTATGGAAAAGAAGCTGGGCAAGAGTATTGTTATGGCATCCGTAAAAATATCGTAAATGACAAACCTATTATCGGTCCATACAATGTCAACAGAGAAGGAAGTGGTGATATGTATTACAAAGGGGCGAACATGATCAATAGTATTCGAAGTGCAATTGGTGATGATAAATTATTTAGAGAAATATTGATCGGTATGAATAAGGATTTCTATCATTCTACAGTAACTTCTACTGATATTGAAAATTATATCAATAAAAAATCGGGAAAAGACTTTACTTCCACTTTCCAACAATATTTGACAACAACACAAATTCCACAATTAGAATATGCCTTTTCAAAAGAAAAAAACAAATTCTATTTTAGATATGTCAATTGTTTGGATTCCTTTAATATGCCTTTAACTTTAATTTCGAAAAAAGCGAGTTTAAAAGTTATTCCATCGACAAAATGGCAATCTATTTCCATCAGTAATGGACAATTAGAAATGCTCAATCCCACAAATATTGAATTTCAATATTATA from Rhizosphaericola mali includes:
- a CDS encoding RluA family pseudouridine synthase; amino-acid sequence: MSDVKFHSFQKDISQIALPLKFTFPFYYTPHPLAILAAKQLQNYLLTQNDFTHNFGMGATVNSLEIGKMFGVLVVKDTNNNLGFLAAFSGKLAASNDHLYFVPPVFDLLEANGFFLPEIQELNKINDTVERLENSEDLVHLKLSLENTIATNEKKWNGFKHYCQKQKQLRNKVRDSFEAHKDSEEYAILVDYLKQQSSRDSYELEHLQKEIKEENQQAENTYQSYLDKINALKQERKTRSAALQDTIFQQYTFLNSQLESKSLYEIFNKDLGILPLAGAGECAAPKLLQYAFSHSLDPICMAEFWWGKSPKSEVRQHQHFYPSCRGKCEPILGHMLSKTITDEDVFKMVTKFDCDVEIVYEDEYLAVINKPENFLSVPGKFLEDSVYKRMKERYPQATGPLVVHRLDMATSGLLLIAKDKYTHELLQRQFIRKSIRKRYVAILDGILEQKTGTINLPLRNDLEDRPRQLVDFEIGRPALTKFEVVNYENGTTRIHFWPITGRTHQLRMHASHALGLNTPIVGDEFYGNRADRLYLHAEELQFIHPKTKEKMTIICPAPF
- a CDS encoding M1 family metallopeptidase produces the protein MMKLQNNIIPKLKRNAFLLPIGLCFFQNMAQAQHHLTEMVQEPITHADSVRGNINAPERTWWDVLKYDIIVKVDDDAQTIKGSNKITYKVVKDSYPAFMQIDLQEPMEIDSVIFGESRKLNFTRDGNAFHINVPKQKYLGTGSIEVFFHGKPKKAVKAPWDGGWVWAKDSLNRPWITVACQGLGASAWYPCKDVQDDEPNQGASLSVITKKDLVEVGNGRLKSETTYGNEWKEYTWEVKNPINNYTIVPYIGYYVPINATYAGLKGKLDVTLWALDYNKTRAQQHSLPEVMRMLKAFEYWFGPYPFYEDGYQLVDAPHLGMEHQSAVAYGNHYLNGYLGRDLSGTGQGDKFDFIIVHESGHEWFANNITSKDIADMWIHESFTNYSETLFTEYYYGKEAGQEYCYGIRKNIVNDKPIIGPYNVNREGSGDMYYKGANMINSIRSAIGDDKLFREILIGMNKDFYHSTVTSTDIENYINKKSGKDFTSTFQQYLTTTQIPQLEYAFSKEKNKFYFRYVNCLDSFNMPLTLISKKASLKVIPSTKWQSISISNGQLEMLNPTNIEFQYYISTKKVAEPEN
- the scpB gene encoding SMC-Scp complex subunit ScpB, whose protein sequence is METSQLIPHIEALIFASDRPLMTLEIVELLNNTFGFMDNQITLDQVESGLDAIQEKYDSEFYAFRPFQSGGGWAFLTKPEYHTTVAQLNGDKFIKKLSGAALETLSIIAYKQPVTKGEIESIRGVNSDYSVQKLLEKDLIVISGRDEDSPGKPLLYSTSKNFMDYFGINSPKDLPKIKEIQEEESLYPSIVDPSQTQEAGDAPKSALNYEAKSSTNDEIAE
- a CDS encoding DUF3667 domain-containing protein, whose product is MGHHHKLRTENDCLNCGAIVEDRFCPHCGQENIERRQPFHFLIGHFMEDLTHYDGQFWITMKALLFNPGQLTQTYLSGKRLKYVNPVKLYIFISFIAFFLPAIIPDFSHKKHHDEKEEKKVEVKKVEDEKGINGMKVLLDKKLISKSDFDQYVVKMNNTMSHDSLVKKQSKNEVSEEYYNLDQSIIKGATTQEEYDKIQAGLPPSEKNNYWQNIVAAKIFSWKEEGLTKKEVNEKWKESFVHNFPKVIFVYMPLFAFLLWLLENKKKFWYFDASIFTLHFFSFLLTAITTIIILQKLFSGFSYGIFTIILILYSVVICFYTIRYFFKAHHRVFFQSRRRVFLKGVVLFFINFIFMLFFVVAYAIIIGYRIH